The following coding sequences lie in one Streptomyces xiamenensis genomic window:
- a CDS encoding non-ribosomal peptide synthetase: MADHLSVAGMSHVSGGEILHAPNWTHVFAALRDAAHRAPDTTMHFYDAGGAYRSTTYAGLRDEALRLSRWLTGEAGLRPGDHLVLQIPDGHEYLPLFWAAMHAGVVAVPMSVPPVLRRETLEGVSRVLETLGTGRILVGTAIAEEYPPVLELLGHDPGSVLTFPPAAELPAAPDPETEPATAPGDAAVIFFTSGSTGTPKGAVQTHRSMLAREAAVLQDDGPVTDVQLNWMPLEHAAGILMSHLRGVFRLAEQVQVAPGHILADPLTLLDLVDRHRVTYTWAPQFAYSLLNNLVRAREHADWDLSCLRQVINAGEMVNARLTGLLCEALAGHGLRPEVFVPVWGMAETCSGVLYNRNFRPLAGAAPGADGEDGARTAQFVSLGRPIPGLEVAVLDAAGDILPEGEVGHLVVRGACVTPAYFRNPEVNQEAFTAEGWFRTGDLARILDGEVTMTGRAKQILVVNGLNVDLSEVEAAIEELPGVETSFTAAWAHTDPASGEDRAIVFFVPRDERMEDLPVEEIRAQVLRRIGVRLHAVVPVRRRDIPKTNLGKIQRAKLGARFRDGEFADRAVGESGGGRARAGETLASLVGPGRYLTASPQEAEAARAVPPGPAPAPVLGGLGGAWDRDEALEAAVRALPGVVDVRVWTSEVLLPGTRGALAAVETRLDHPDYREAVRERLARRLRRSGVTVHEMAFGSGLADHPDGDLLTALTTPGAPGPLVPAVPAPIGAYRDILLPSGPPEQAAPDEASTLLVLTDDPTVVGRFAADPARDVVWAHTPQAPGADSAVVPPSVLVTEVDPRDEEAYRSLASTLRAAGADTVAVAHLWAMDTGGDDGHRDVLDAQDRGVFSLQHLWRLLPEAGVTLTRTTVVTRAALGPLDANPGYRAAAVSAFVRGAVAEGHTAVHIDLSGTGGDVVEVVRREETTAADGTSVAYVDGVRHLQGLEALPLPEGPSPLALRDGFVVVTGGLGGIGRLLTAFLLRHFGRDVLVLGRRDPERAEREIAELRALAREHGGAFTYRRCDLGDASALRAAVEGHAASSGLPLQGVFHLAGVIHEALIAEQSVADLRAVYAPKVRALHLLGELLLERHPDAFLVAFASARSLAPGTTVSGYVSASDFAAHHAAHLRSRGLAATSVAWGVWEETGMSRNLRVNRSLSRRGIGTMDPLRALLALSRAVGTDASGVHLGVDGARLPSSLPVREDRPDLDDVCVITDFATFEEAFAPRAAEIAAALRPDHGDRPPRYALLDEVPLDRNGAVDRSAVLSRLDVLRGEVTVEGPRGPLEERIRDICRAVFRVDTIGVTENLFDVGADSIATIQLLARLRDENVVQVSHQAFYAEPTIRHLAEQAAAAGAEHTAPERAGEPAPPRSGAAGDSPLTPQQRRLWFLFEADPQSPYYNNTVSITVTGEVAAPLLKVAVMQLIDRHEALRVRFGAGEDGEIVQRLVPVEELGLELTEHDLRAVPREERAARVERIIADSAAIPFDLPAQPPVRAAVVRESEDRATIVLTIHHIVSDGWSMGVILSDLAAIHGDLLAHGVVRLDPIRGLYPRYVTEVTAYEGSPAHREQLDYWTEQLGDVTVPAELPGRVTGGEPAGSAGDHITAVVDPEVLAGLRRLAREHGVSLYVLLLAAYAVLHQRLTLSDHVRLGTLVANRGLGDTAGMVGFLANTLPLDLRVDDTEPFSALLDQVKRKVIGLHDNQDVQFDSLVQVLQPERAHNRNPLFQVLFALQNAQIEQVTTPEASWRLRIWESETAKFDLSVQAFEREGRLDLVFEYRRDLFARRDVERWSEAYLTVLGDLPGLRDPRVGGIEIAGPAERRRVLSINGPLDGPLPASIPSRLAEVVRERPDATALVMGAERFTFAELWDRSGACAERLRARGVRAGSRVAVMARRSPHVIIAMVAALRLGAAYVPLRPSDPAERRDLVLADSEAVLLLDEAEHPDSAVPQLTLGGYDVPPGDGAAARPDHTGDAATTAAYVMYTSGSTGRPKGVVVSAENILRLVHAPTFVTLGERDVVLQTGSLTFDASTLEVWGALLNGARLHLVDEHVLLDATTLRAAVRDTGATVMWASAPLFNQIVDADPAAFTGLRQLLVGGDVLSPRHIRAVLDADPGVRVINGYGPTENTTFSTTHPIPADHPDDRPVPIGRPIGGSSAYVLSGAGRLQPVGVPGELYVGGRGVALGYLNRPDLTAAAFSRDPFTANGRMYRTGDLVRLNEDLDIEFIGRVDHQVKIRGFRVELPEIERVARSLAYVREIVVEARKGASGGLRLVGFWSGESDRDLRADLERLLPDYMVPSVLVPLERLPLDRNGKVDRRALAGVEIAAARPEGATGDRPTVDELGPEAAELRRVWAELLGSEAFGADDTFFSLGGDSIQVIQMTNRLRGSGYHLSAKDVFENQTIRKLARVLRPGRTAAAVVERQDTAQLAPMHAWILDALGEEEWLGHWNLPLVLDLDEDHPPQRIAAALRAVAAQHRALRSRLHRVDGVWHYEEDLPAAEIPVRAWAVTDLAEITGELTELQRTLDPARGRMLQAAKVTTGEGHKLVLAVHHLVSDGVSLRILARDLRTALREESGTLPATTGTATYSSWIAATHLRADSPTRQDQVAYWSDVTDRVRSPFPHVVLTEEATVDREFRLPERATETLSRIGRGFPGAELQHALLATLATAYGEAFGTRELPVLLEGHGRADVVDDLDLSGTVGWFTSIYPTVLPTGPRQDPIAAVLACRAHLDGIPAGGRDYGALAFLTGAVRHPAAAIPVAFNYLGVMPAGMVLADAAYGLFRAPDSRRECAIEVNIFRYGDELKVSARVDRRFADRPEVARLLAGYEQGLLDLARLLEETPTGAHSGQPAGEQALGDAERELLRERYGDRVEHVLPLTTTQEGLLYHELMNPGGSDYFGQIVTTLSGDLRRDQFEAAWRTVVAENEMLRTVYSWENLPHPVQVVLRDPDIEVTHRDLTAHEGPDGVGAAVDRALAEDIARGFDLANGPLLRIALLRTGPQEHTFVLSFPHLSLDGWSVFRMLSRAMELYDADTTEALPAPAPGFRHFVQWQHRVDLSAARAYWAEHLNGAKASALPPEAAPQGGGEDRFSQLNLVLGSEETAAVRAFAAASSCTLGTVLQAALALSLRIVSGADEVIFGTTVSGRTPEVPDVERIVGLLINTLPVRVETIGDEKVGELLHRLQRDGFAAMEHGDLATTHILESAGVGAGRSLFDVLFILENYPLGPEHLSSRRLGIGEFASHERTNYRLTVVAVPGDELTVRFSSTTGAVDPEWVAVFARVFRSCLSQIAEGRATVADIDGSDPGEVAELLRRSENTPTVIAAHEDQREFFDRFTGPVYVLDPQGRPCPAGVRGEIYAGADSPAALPADGEWAQWMAEGVIAPGFPSPSPFLYPTGDGGMWVDGTTIKLDD, encoded by the coding sequence ATGGCTGATCACCTCAGCGTCGCCGGGATGTCACATGTCTCGGGCGGCGAGATTCTCCATGCGCCGAATTGGACCCATGTCTTCGCGGCACTGCGGGACGCGGCCCACCGGGCGCCGGACACCACGATGCATTTCTACGACGCCGGGGGCGCGTACCGCAGTACGACCTACGCGGGTCTGCGCGACGAGGCACTGCGGCTGTCCCGGTGGCTGACCGGCGAGGCCGGTCTGCGGCCCGGTGACCATCTGGTCCTCCAGATACCCGACGGCCACGAATATCTGCCCCTGTTCTGGGCGGCGATGCACGCCGGCGTCGTCGCCGTGCCGATGAGCGTCCCCCCGGTCCTGCGGCGCGAGACCCTCGAAGGGGTCTCCCGGGTCCTGGAGACGCTCGGCACCGGCCGGATCCTGGTGGGCACGGCCATCGCCGAGGAGTACCCCCCGGTCCTGGAGCTCCTGGGACACGACCCCGGGTCGGTCCTGACCTTCCCCCCGGCCGCCGAACTGCCCGCCGCCCCCGACCCGGAGACCGAGCCGGCCACCGCGCCCGGGGACGCCGCGGTCATCTTCTTCACCTCCGGCAGCACCGGGACACCGAAGGGCGCCGTGCAGACACACCGCTCGATGCTCGCGCGGGAGGCCGCCGTCCTGCAGGACGACGGCCCGGTGACCGACGTCCAGCTCAACTGGATGCCGCTGGAGCACGCCGCGGGCATCCTCATGTCCCATCTGCGGGGCGTCTTCCGGCTGGCCGAACAGGTACAGGTCGCTCCCGGGCACATCCTGGCCGACCCGCTCACGCTGCTCGACCTCGTCGACCGGCACCGCGTCACCTACACCTGGGCGCCGCAGTTCGCCTACTCGCTCCTCAACAACCTGGTACGGGCCCGCGAACACGCCGACTGGGACCTGTCCTGCCTGCGCCAGGTCATCAACGCCGGTGAGATGGTGAACGCCCGGCTGACCGGCCTGCTGTGCGAGGCGCTGGCCGGCCACGGTCTGCGGCCCGAGGTCTTCGTGCCGGTCTGGGGCATGGCCGAGACCTGCTCCGGGGTGCTCTACAACCGGAACTTCCGCCCGCTCGCCGGCGCCGCGCCCGGTGCGGACGGCGAGGACGGCGCGCGCACCGCGCAGTTCGTCTCCCTGGGGCGCCCCATTCCCGGACTGGAGGTCGCCGTTCTCGACGCGGCCGGTGACATCCTCCCCGAGGGCGAGGTGGGCCACCTGGTGGTCAGGGGCGCGTGCGTGACCCCCGCGTACTTCCGCAACCCCGAGGTCAACCAGGAGGCGTTCACCGCCGAGGGGTGGTTCCGCACCGGCGACCTCGCCCGCATCCTGGACGGCGAGGTCACCATGACCGGCCGGGCCAAGCAGATCCTCGTCGTCAACGGCCTCAACGTGGACCTCTCCGAGGTCGAGGCGGCGATCGAGGAACTGCCCGGCGTGGAGACCAGCTTCACCGCCGCCTGGGCGCACACCGACCCCGCCTCCGGTGAGGACCGGGCGATCGTCTTCTTCGTGCCGCGCGACGAGCGCATGGAGGACCTGCCCGTCGAGGAGATCCGCGCCCAGGTGCTGCGCAGGATCGGCGTACGGCTGCACGCGGTCGTCCCCGTACGGCGCCGCGACATCCCCAAGACCAACCTCGGCAAGATCCAGCGCGCCAAGCTCGGAGCCCGGTTCCGGGACGGCGAGTTCGCCGACCGCGCCGTGGGCGAGTCCGGCGGCGGCCGGGCGCGCGCCGGTGAGACGCTGGCCTCCCTGGTCGGCCCCGGACGCTATCTGACGGCCTCCCCGCAGGAGGCGGAGGCGGCCCGCGCCGTACCTCCAGGACCCGCGCCCGCGCCCGTGCTGGGCGGGCTGGGCGGCGCATGGGACCGCGACGAGGCTCTCGAGGCCGCCGTCCGCGCTCTGCCCGGCGTGGTGGACGTACGGGTGTGGACCTCCGAGGTGCTGCTGCCCGGGACGCGCGGCGCGCTGGCCGCCGTGGAGACCCGGCTCGACCATCCCGACTACCGCGAGGCGGTCCGCGAACGCCTCGCCCGCCGGCTCAGGCGCTCCGGTGTGACCGTCCACGAGATGGCCTTCGGGAGCGGTCTGGCGGACCACCCGGACGGCGATCTGCTCACCGCGCTCACCACACCCGGCGCTCCGGGCCCGCTCGTCCCCGCGGTCCCCGCGCCGATCGGCGCCTACCGCGACATCCTGCTGCCGTCCGGCCCGCCCGAGCAGGCGGCCCCCGACGAGGCGAGCACGCTGCTCGTCCTCACCGATGACCCCACCGTGGTGGGGCGGTTCGCCGCCGACCCGGCGCGCGACGTGGTCTGGGCCCACACCCCGCAGGCACCCGGGGCGGACTCGGCCGTGGTGCCGCCCAGCGTCCTGGTGACCGAGGTCGACCCCCGCGACGAGGAGGCGTACCGCTCGCTCGCCTCGACGCTGCGCGCGGCCGGCGCCGACACCGTCGCCGTGGCGCACCTGTGGGCCATGGACACCGGCGGGGACGACGGGCACCGTGATGTGCTCGACGCGCAGGACCGGGGCGTCTTCAGCCTGCAGCACCTGTGGCGGCTGCTGCCCGAGGCCGGGGTCACCCTCACCCGTACCACCGTGGTCACCCGCGCCGCGCTGGGCCCGCTGGACGCCAACCCGGGGTACCGGGCCGCCGCGGTCTCCGCCTTCGTGCGCGGCGCGGTGGCCGAGGGGCACACCGCCGTGCACATCGACCTGTCCGGAACGGGCGGCGATGTGGTGGAGGTCGTCCGCCGCGAGGAGACCACGGCCGCCGACGGCACGTCGGTGGCGTACGTGGACGGTGTCCGCCACCTCCAGGGACTTGAGGCGCTGCCGCTGCCCGAGGGGCCCTCACCGCTGGCGCTGCGGGACGGCTTCGTCGTGGTGACCGGTGGTCTGGGCGGCATCGGCCGGCTGCTGACCGCGTTCCTGCTGCGGCACTTCGGCCGGGACGTCCTGGTGCTGGGGCGGCGCGACCCGGAGCGGGCGGAGCGGGAGATCGCCGAACTGCGGGCGCTCGCACGCGAGCACGGGGGCGCGTTCACCTACCGCCGGTGCGACCTGGGCGACGCGAGCGCGCTGCGGGCGGCGGTCGAAGGACACGCCGCCTCCTCGGGGCTGCCCCTTCAGGGCGTGTTCCACCTCGCCGGCGTGATTCACGAGGCCCTGATCGCCGAGCAGTCGGTCGCCGATCTGCGGGCGGTGTACGCACCGAAGGTGCGCGCCCTGCACCTGCTGGGCGAGCTGCTGCTGGAGCGCCACCCGGACGCCTTCCTGGTCGCCTTCGCCAGCGCCCGGAGCCTGGCCCCGGGCACCACCGTCTCCGGCTACGTCTCCGCCTCGGACTTCGCGGCCCACCACGCCGCCCACCTGCGTTCGCGCGGGCTGGCGGCCACCTCCGTGGCCTGGGGCGTGTGGGAGGAGACCGGCATGAGCCGCAACCTGCGCGTCAACCGGTCGCTGAGCCGCCGCGGCATCGGGACGATGGACCCGTTGCGGGCCCTGCTCGCGCTGTCCCGCGCCGTCGGCACCGACGCCTCCGGCGTCCATCTGGGGGTGGACGGGGCCCGGTTGCCGTCCTCGCTGCCCGTGCGGGAGGACCGACCCGACCTGGACGACGTGTGCGTGATCACCGACTTCGCCACCTTCGAGGAGGCGTTCGCCCCCCGCGCGGCGGAGATCGCCGCCGCACTGCGGCCGGACCACGGTGACCGGCCCCCGCGCTACGCGCTCCTCGACGAGGTACCGCTGGACCGCAACGGCGCCGTCGACCGCTCCGCCGTGCTCAGCCGGCTGGACGTGCTGCGCGGCGAGGTGACCGTCGAGGGCCCGCGCGGCCCCCTGGAGGAGCGCATCCGCGACATCTGCCGCGCGGTCTTCCGGGTGGACACCATCGGCGTCACCGAGAACCTCTTCGATGTCGGCGCCGACTCCATCGCCACCATCCAGCTGCTGGCGCGGCTGCGCGACGAGAACGTCGTCCAGGTCTCCCACCAGGCGTTCTACGCGGAGCCGACGATCCGGCACCTGGCGGAGCAGGCGGCGGCGGCCGGGGCGGAGCACACCGCGCCCGAGCGCGCCGGCGAGCCCGCACCGCCGCGCAGCGGGGCGGCCGGCGACAGCCCGCTGACCCCGCAGCAGCGCCGCCTGTGGTTCCTCTTCGAGGCCGACCCGCAGAGCCCGTACTACAACAACACCGTGTCCATCACGGTGACCGGCGAGGTCGCGGCGCCGCTGCTCAAGGTCGCGGTGATGCAGCTGATCGACCGGCACGAGGCGCTGCGGGTACGGTTCGGCGCCGGCGAGGACGGCGAGATCGTCCAGCGCCTCGTCCCGGTGGAGGAGCTGGGCCTGGAGCTCACCGAGCACGACCTGCGCGCGGTGCCGCGGGAGGAGCGCGCGGCACGGGTGGAGCGGATCATCGCGGATTCCGCCGCGATCCCCTTCGACCTGCCGGCGCAGCCGCCGGTGCGGGCCGCCGTCGTCCGGGAGAGCGAGGACCGGGCGACCATCGTGCTGACGATCCATCACATCGTCTCCGACGGCTGGTCGATGGGCGTCATCCTGTCCGACCTGGCCGCGATCCACGGCGACCTGCTGGCCCACGGCGTGGTGCGGCTGGACCCGATCCGCGGGCTCTACCCCCGGTACGTGACGGAGGTGACCGCGTACGAGGGGTCCCCGGCCCACCGCGAGCAGCTCGACTACTGGACGGAGCAGCTCGGGGACGTCACCGTCCCGGCGGAGCTGCCCGGCCGGGTGACCGGCGGCGAGCCGGCCGGCTCGGCGGGCGACCACATCACCGCGGTCGTGGACCCCGAGGTCCTGGCCGGCCTGCGCCGGCTGGCGCGCGAGCACGGCGTCTCGCTCTATGTGCTGCTGCTCGCCGCCTACGCGGTGCTGCACCAGCGGCTGACCCTGAGCGACCACGTCCGGCTCGGCACACTCGTCGCCAACCGGGGCCTCGGCGACACCGCCGGAATGGTCGGGTTCCTGGCCAACACACTGCCGCTGGACCTCCGGGTCGATGACACGGAGCCCTTCTCGGCGCTGCTGGACCAGGTCAAGCGCAAGGTGATCGGCCTCCACGACAACCAGGACGTGCAGTTCGACTCCCTGGTGCAGGTGCTGCAACCGGAGCGGGCACACAACAGGAACCCGCTCTTCCAGGTGCTGTTCGCGCTGCAGAACGCCCAGATCGAGCAGGTGACCACCCCCGAGGCGTCGTGGCGGCTGCGGATCTGGGAGAGCGAGACCGCCAAATTCGACCTGTCGGTCCAGGCGTTCGAGCGGGAAGGGCGTCTCGACCTGGTCTTCGAGTACCGCCGCGACCTGTTCGCCCGCCGCGACGTCGAGCGCTGGAGCGAGGCCTATCTGACGGTGCTCGGCGACCTTCCCGGCCTGCGGGACCCGCGGGTCGGCGGCATCGAGATCGCCGGCCCCGCCGAGCGGCGGCGCGTCCTGTCGATCAACGGCCCGCTCGACGGCCCGCTGCCCGCGTCCATCCCGTCCCGGCTGGCCGAGGTGGTACGGGAGCGGCCGGACGCGACGGCGCTGGTGATGGGCGCGGAGCGGTTCACCTTCGCGGAGCTGTGGGACCGCTCGGGCGCCTGCGCCGAGCGGCTGCGCGCCCGGGGCGTGCGGGCCGGCAGCCGGGTGGCGGTCATGGCCCGCCGCTCGCCGCACGTGATCATCGCCATGGTCGCCGCGCTGCGCCTGGGCGCCGCCTACGTACCGCTGCGGCCCTCGGACCCGGCGGAGCGCCGTGACCTGGTGCTGGCGGACTCCGAGGCGGTGCTCCTGCTCGACGAGGCGGAGCACCCGGACTCCGCCGTGCCGCAGCTGACGCTGGGCGGCTACGACGTGCCGCCGGGCGACGGCGCCGCCGCGCGGCCCGACCACACCGGCGACGCGGCCACCACGGCCGCCTACGTCATGTACACCTCCGGCAGCACCGGCCGTCCCAAGGGCGTGGTGGTCTCCGCCGAGAACATCCTGCGCCTGGTGCACGCACCCACCTTCGTCACCCTCGGGGAGCGGGACGTGGTGCTCCAGACGGGATCGCTCACCTTCGACGCCTCCACCCTGGAGGTGTGGGGAGCGCTGCTCAACGGGGCGCGACTGCACCTGGTGGACGAGCACGTGCTGCTGGACGCGACCACCCTGCGGGCCGCCGTCCGGGACACGGGCGCCACCGTGATGTGGGCGAGCGCCCCGCTGTTCAACCAGATCGTGGACGCCGACCCGGCCGCCTTCACCGGGCTGCGGCAACTGCTGGTCGGCGGCGACGTGCTGTCACCCCGGCACATCCGCGCCGTCCTCGACGCCGACCCCGGCGTGCGCGTCATCAACGGCTACGGCCCGACCGAGAACACCACCTTCTCCACCACGCACCCGATCCCGGCCGACCACCCCGATGACCGGCCCGTCCCCATCGGGCGCCCCATCGGCGGATCCTCGGCGTACGTGCTCAGTGGCGCCGGCCGGCTCCAGCCCGTCGGCGTCCCCGGCGAACTGTACGTGGGCGGCCGGGGAGTGGCGCTGGGCTATCTGAACCGCCCCGACCTCACCGCCGCCGCGTTCTCCCGGGACCCCTTCACCGCGAACGGGCGCATGTACCGCACCGGCGACCTGGTGCGGCTCAACGAGGACCTCGACATCGAGTTCATCGGACGGGTCGACCACCAGGTCAAGATCCGCGGCTTCCGGGTCGAACTGCCGGAGATCGAACGCGTCGCGCGCTCCCTGGCGTACGTGCGGGAGATCGTCGTCGAGGCGCGCAAGGGCGCGAGCGGCGGACTGCGGCTGGTCGGGTTCTGGTCCGGCGAGAGCGACCGGGACCTCCGCGCCGACCTGGAACGGCTGCTGCCCGACTACATGGTCCCCTCGGTCCTGGTGCCGCTGGAGCGGCTGCCGCTGGACCGCAACGGCAAGGTCGACCGCCGTGCGCTGGCCGGCGTCGAGATCGCTGCCGCCCGGCCCGAGGGCGCCACGGGCGACCGGCCGACCGTGGACGAACTGGGCCCCGAGGCCGCCGAACTGCGCCGGGTGTGGGCCGAACTCCTCGGAAGCGAGGCGTTCGGCGCCGACGACACCTTCTTCAGCCTCGGCGGCGACTCCATCCAGGTCATCCAGATGACCAACCGGCTGCGCGGCTCCGGCTACCACCTCTCCGCCAAGGACGTCTTCGAGAACCAGACGATCCGCAAGCTGGCCCGCGTCCTGCGCCCGGGCCGGACGGCGGCGGCCGTCGTCGAACGGCAGGACACCGCGCAACTGGCGCCGATGCACGCCTGGATCCTCGACGCCCTGGGCGAGGAGGAGTGGCTGGGCCACTGGAACCTCCCGCTGGTGCTGGACCTCGACGAGGACCACCCCCCGCAGCGCATCGCCGCGGCCCTGCGCGCGGTGGCCGCCCAGCATCGCGCGCTGCGCTCCCGGCTGCACCGGGTGGACGGCGTCTGGCACTACGAGGAGGACCTGCCCGCCGCCGAGATCCCCGTCCGGGCCTGGGCGGTGACCGACCTCGCGGAGATCACCGGCGAACTGACCGAACTCCAGCGGACACTGGACCCGGCGCGCGGGCGGATGCTCCAGGCGGCCAAGGTGACCACGGGGGAGGGGCACAAGCTCGTCCTGGCGGTGCACCACCTGGTCAGCGACGGCGTCTCGCTGCGCATCCTGGCCCGCGACCTGCGCACGGCCCTGCGGGAGGAGAGCGGCACGCTGCCCGCCACCACCGGCACGGCCACCTACTCCTCGTGGATCGCCGCCACCCACCTGCGGGCGGACTCGCCCACGCGACAGGACCAGGTGGCCTACTGGTCGGATGTCACCGACCGGGTCCGCAGCCCGTTCCCCCACGTGGTGCTCACCGAAGAGGCCACCGTGGACCGGGAGTTCCGTCTCCCGGAGCGGGCCACCGAGACGCTCTCGCGCATCGGGCGCGGCTTCCCCGGCGCCGAACTCCAGCACGCGCTGCTGGCGACGCTGGCCACCGCGTACGGCGAGGCGTTCGGCACGCGGGAACTGCCGGTGCTGCTGGAGGGCCACGGCCGGGCCGACGTCGTGGACGACCTCGACCTGTCCGGCACCGTCGGCTGGTTCACCAGCATCTATCCCACGGTGCTGCCCACCGGCCCCCGGCAGGACCCGATCGCCGCGGTCCTGGCCTGCCGCGCCCACCTGGACGGCATCCCGGCCGGTGGTCGCGACTACGGGGCCCTCGCCTTCCTCACCGGCGCGGTCCGCCACCCCGCCGCCGCGATCCCCGTCGCGTTCAACTACCTGGGCGTCATGCCGGCCGGAATGGTCCTGGCGGACGCCGCCTACGGCCTCTTCCGCGCCCCCGACTCGCGGCGCGAGTGCGCCATCGAGGTCAACATCTTCCGCTACGGCGACGAACTGAAGGTCTCCGCACGGGTGGACCGGCGCTTCGCGGACCGGCCAGAGGTGGCCCGGCTGCTGGCCGGCTACGAGCAGGGCCTGCTCGACCTCGCCCGGCTGCTGGAGGAGACCCCCACCGGGGCGCACTCCGGGCAGCCCGCCGGGGAGCAGGCCCTCGGCGACGCCGAGCGGGAACTGCTGCGCGAACGGTACGGCGACCGCGTCGAGCACGTGCTGCCGCTGACCACCACCCAGGAAGGGCTGCTCTACCACGAGCTGATGAACCCCGGCGGCAGCGACTACTTCGGACAGATCGTCACCACCCTCAGCGGCGACCTGCGGCGGGATCAGTTCGAGGCCGCGTGGCGCACGGTCGTCGCCGAGAACGAGATGCTGCGGACCGTCTACAGCTGGGAGAACCTGCCCCACCCCGTCCAGGTCGTCCTGCGCGACCCGGACATCGAGGTCACCCACCGCGACCTGACGGCCCACGAAGGCCCCGACGGGGTGGGTGCGGCGGTCGACCGGGCCCTGGCCGAGGACATCGCCCGCGGCTTCGACCTCGCGAACGGACCGCTGCTGCGCATCGCCCTGCTGCGGACCGGCCCCCAGGAGCACACGTTCGTGCTGAGCTTCCCCCATCTGTCCCTGGACGGCTGGAGCGTCTTCCGGATGCTCAGCCGGGCGATGGAGCTCTACGACGCCGACACCACCGAGGCCCTCCCCGCCCCGGCACCCGGCTTCCGGCACTTCGTCCAATGGCAGCACCGCGTGGACCTGAGCGCGGCACGCGCCTACTGGGCGGAGCACCTCAACGGCGCCAAGGCCTCGGCCCTGCCGCCGGAAGCCGCCCCGCAGGGCGGGGGAGAGGACCGCTTCAGCCAGCTGAACCTGGTCCTCGGCTCCGAGGAGACCGCCGCCGTCCGGGCGTTCGCCGCCGCCTCCAGCTGCACCCTGGGCACGGTGCTCCAGGCCGCGCTGGCACTGTCCCTGCGCATCGTCTCCGGGGCCGACGAGGTGATCTTCGGGACCACCGTCTCCGGACGCACCCCCGAGGTGCCGGACGTGGAACGCATCGTGGGCCTGCTCATCAACACCCTGCCGGTCCGGGTGGAGACCATCGGCGACGAGAAGGTCGGCGAACTGCTCCACCGGCTCCAGCGCGACGGCTTCGCCGCGATGGAACACGGTGACCTGGCCACCACCCACATCCTGGAGAGCGCCGGCGTCGGCGCCGGACGCTCCCTGTTCGACGTGCTCTTCATCCTGGAGAACTACCCGCTGGGCCCCGAGCACCTCAGCTCGCGGCGCCTGGGCATCGGGGAGTTCGCCAGCCACGAGCGCACCAACTACCGGCTCACCGTCGTCGCGGTACCCGGCGACGAACTCACCGTCCGGTTCTCCTCGACGACCGGAGCCGTCGACCCCGAGTGGGTCGCCGTGTTCGCCCGCGTCTTCCGCTCCTGCCTGTCGCAGATCGCGGAGGGACGGGCCACCGTGGCCGACATCGACGGCAGCGACCCCGGCGAGGTGGCCGAACTGCTGCGCCGCTCGGAGAACACGCCGACGGTGATCGCCGCACACGAGGACCAGCGGGAGTTCTTCGACCGCTTCACCGGCCCGGTCTACGTGCTGGACCCGCAGGGGCGCCCGTGCCCGGCCGGCGTCCGGGGCGAGATCTACGCCGGAGCCGACTCCCCGGCCGCGCTGCCGGCCGACGGGGAGTGGGCGCAGTGGATGGCCGAGGGCGTCATCGCACCCGGCTTCCCCTCACCCAGCCCGTTCCTCTACCCCACCGGAGACGGTGGCATGTGGGTGGACGGCACCACCATCAAGCTGGACGACTGA
- a CDS encoding thioesterase II family protein — protein MNVKLICLPHAGGSASRYHRWRALLPAHLDVIPLELNGRGDRVGEPLYASFAEALDDLTHRTLPLLATGQPFVLFGHSMGAYLALELERRLESLGLRARHLYLSGRGSPRYRDVLGAPVSALDDARLLSELAAFGGLPASLAEHDLMSTLFLPVIRADFRLLEDGAATADETVPVRSPLTVLNGEDDDTANAVCHADWLRISSSVVDFRMYSGGHFFIDENLHSITQLIAART, from the coding sequence ATGAACGTGAAATTGATATGCCTGCCCCACGCCGGGGGCAGTGCGAGTCGGTACCACCGCTGGCGTGCCCTGCTTCCGGCACACCTCGATGTCATACCGCTGGAGCTGAACGGACGCGGCGACCGCGTCGGCGAGCCCCTGTACGCCTCGTTCGCCGAGGCGCTGGACGATCTCACCCACCGCACCCTGCCGTTGCTCGCCACCGGACAGCCCTTCGTCCTGTTCGGGCACAGCATGGGCGCCTACCTCGCGCTGGAACTGGAACGGCGCCTGGAGTCCCTGGGACTGCGGGCCCGGCACCTCTACCTCTCCGGGCGCGGTTCACCGCGGTACCGCGACGTGCTCGGCGCGCCCGTGAGCGCGCTGGACGACGCGCGTCTGCTGTCGGAGCTGGCGGCCTTCGGCGGCCTGCCGGCCTCCCTCGCGGAGCACGACCTCATGTCCACGCTGTTCCTGCCCGTCATCCGGGCCGATTTCCGGCTTCTCGAGGACGGCGCGGCGACGGCCGACGAAACCGTTCCGGTCCGCAGCCCCCTCACCGTTCTCAACGGCGAGGACGACGACACCGCCAACGCGGTGTGTCATGCCGACTGGCTCCGGATCTCCTCATCCGTCGTTGACTTCCGCATGTATTCCGGCGGTCATTTCTTCATCGACGAGAATCTCCACAGCATCACTCAACTGATAGCGGCGAGAACGTAA